In Ammoniphilus sp. CFH 90114, a genomic segment contains:
- a CDS encoding alpha/beta fold hydrolase yields the protein MRSLIGGFTTEIKTEKGIAEMKKLNINGTEQWVVMRGQDRTSPILFHLHGGPGGSQTGNFRKYLSDLEKDFVVINWDQRGAGKSYHPNIPQETMNMNQLVEDAKEVISYALHRFQQKQVFLTGQSFGSVLGMLLLHRYPEFVQAYIGINQVVYRAEEELACYETTLQIAKERGDKKAIEDLTTMGRPINGSYQNTKDLVRQRGLITKYKGVSYKKSTHLIQFASIFCSELTFKEKINFMKGFTFSIDTLWEEWSSMNLREKIIEVHVPIYFIAGKHDRLVPLESTSQYFEILKAPKKELVIFEESGHLACFEEPGKFCELLKTIKETSVAF from the coding sequence ATGAGATCATTAATCGGAGGATTCACAACCGAGATTAAGACTGAAAAAGGGATAGCTGAGATGAAGAAGTTAAATATTAACGGTACGGAACAGTGGGTGGTGATGAGAGGTCAAGATCGAACTAGTCCTATACTGTTTCATCTACATGGGGGTCCAGGGGGATCTCAAACAGGTAATTTCAGAAAGTATCTTAGCGATTTAGAGAAGGACTTTGTCGTTATCAATTGGGATCAACGAGGGGCAGGGAAGTCCTATCATCCCAATATTCCTCAAGAGACGATGAATATGAACCAACTTGTAGAAGACGCAAAGGAAGTCATCTCTTATGCGTTACATCGTTTCCAACAGAAACAAGTGTTCTTAACAGGACAGTCCTTTGGTAGTGTATTGGGGATGTTGCTTTTACATAGATATCCTGAGTTTGTTCAGGCTTATATTGGAATTAATCAAGTAGTCTACCGTGCAGAAGAGGAATTAGCATGCTATGAAACAACATTACAAATAGCAAAAGAACGGGGAGACAAAAAAGCGATAGAAGATTTAACAACAATGGGAAGGCCCATTAACGGTTCTTACCAAAATACGAAAGATTTAGTTAGGCAAAGAGGACTAATTACGAAGTATAAAGGGGTTAGTTATAAAAAAAGTACACACCTCATTCAGTTTGCGAGCATCTTTTGTTCTGAGTTAACTTTTAAAGAAAAAATAAATTTTATGAAAGGATTCACCTTCTCCATTGATACTTTGTGGGAAGAGTGGTCAAGTATGAATCTAAGGGAAAAAATTATAGAAGTACATGTCCCGATTTACTTTATAGCGGGTAAGCATGATAGGCTGGTTCCTCTGGAAAGCACTTCACAATATTTTGAAATACTAAAAGCCCCTAAAAAGGAACTCGTCATATTCGAAGAATCGGGTCATCTGGCTTGTTTTGAAGAGCCAGGCAAGTTTTGTGAATTGCTAAAAACAATCAAAGAAACATCTGTAGCCTTCTAA